From a single Nymphaea colorata isolate Beijing-Zhang1983 chromosome 4, ASM883128v2, whole genome shotgun sequence genomic region:
- the LOC116252351 gene encoding protein SAMBA, whose amino-acid sequence MSSPARSSVSASNAVMGDESPFFQFHEDIVSAQDCKLEAMTVLKSDVMAALHKEVKSLDEDSWMFSGPRSKIHLVSRPRNTVQFLPREPIGWNSRMGIGASERPILHLQPHDTLCYKPR is encoded by the exons ATGAGCTCTCCGGCGAGATCTTCGGTTTCGGCGAGCAACGCCGTCATGGGCGATGAGTCGCCCTTCTTCCAATTCCACGAGGATATCGTTTCTGCCCAAGATTGCAAACTAGAAGCAATGACTG TTCTGAAATCGGATGTAATGGCTGCATTGCACAAGGAGGTGAAGTCATTGGATGAAGACAGCTGGATGTTCTCCGGGCCTCGTTCCAAAATTCACCTTGTATCCAGACCAC GAAATACTGTACAATTTTTGCCGCGGGAGCCAATTGGATGGAACTCAAGGATGGGAATTGGAGCCAGTGAAAGGCCAATACTCCATCTTCAGCCTCATGATACACTGTGTTACAAGCCACGATGA